From Lagenorhynchus albirostris chromosome 10, mLagAlb1.1, whole genome shotgun sequence, the proteins below share one genomic window:
- the LOC132528146 gene encoding trem-like transcript 2 protein: MAPALLLLLWLQGPVAGAPVESVYSKVRHFEGETLSVQCSYKSRKNHTEGKVWCKIRRKKCETVFTRVGVQGPRYLLQDDTQAKVVSITMAALRRQDSGRYWCMRNSSGVLYPLMGFLLEVSPASTTKRNTPLTKLPTILQSGTVVTAGPALTSGPDAPFTTSTTVFTPGLLTLARLLPFPASGSIRLTSVTGYGFTGTSPSTTGPSRTMGSQTVTASPSNAGASAAGPASTPTKAGHLCTMGSPTTGMCPTGRSLLNLLSPSRHQDFYPAVLVAVLALLPVPVMLIVVYGFWKKRHMGSYSMCRDPARSWRDPSTRPEPPWKPAWSEAT; encoded by the exons ATGGCTCCCgccttgctgctgctgctgtggctCCAGGGCCCTGTCGCAG GTGCCCCTGTCGAGAGCGTGTACTCCAAAGTGCGGCACTTTGAAGGGGAGACTCTGTCTGTGCAGTGCTCCTACAAGAGCCGCAAAAACCACACAGAGGGTAAGGTTTGGTGCAAAATCAGGAGGAAGAAGTGCGAGACTGTGTTCACCCGTGTTGGGGTGCAGGGGCCGCGCTATTTGCTGCAGGACGATACCCAGGCCAAGGTGGTCAGTATCACCATGGCGGCCCTGAGGCGCCAGGACTCGGGCCGGTACTGGTGCATGCGCAACAGCTCTGGCGTCCTCTACCCTCTGATGGGCTTCCTGCTGGAAGTGTCTCCAG CCTCCACAACCAAGAGAAACACTCCTCTTACGAAGCTGCCCACCATCCTCCAGAGTGGAACTGTCGTCACAGCAGGCCCAGCCCTCACCTCAGGCCCTGATGCCCCTTTCACCACCAGCACGACGGTGTTCACACCTGGACTTCTCACCTTGGCTAGACTCTTGCCCTTCCCTGCCTCAGGGAGCATCAGACTGACCTCTGTGACGGGCTACGGCTTCACTGGCACCAGCCCCTCCACTACGGGGCCCAGTAGGACCATGGGGTCCCAGACAGTGACTGCCTCTCCCAGCAATGCCGGAGCCTCCGCTGCTGGCCCAGCCTCCACCCCTACTAAGGCTGGGCACCTGTGCACCATGGGATCGCCCACCACGGGAATGTGCCCCACTGGCAGGTCTCTCCTCAACCTATTATCCCCCAGCAG GCACCAGGACTTCTATCCTGCTGTGCTCGTGGCGGTGCTGGCCTTGCTCCCAGTGCCTGTGATGCTGATCGTGGTCTATGGGTTCTGGAAGAAGAGACACATGGGAA GCTACAGCATGTGCCGTGATCCTGCCAGATCCTGGAGGGACCCGTCCACAAGACCAGAGCCTCCGTGGAAGCCTGCTTGGTCTGAAGCCACTTAA